Proteins from one Lacrimispora sphenoides genomic window:
- a CDS encoding ABC transporter ATP-binding protein, whose product MSLLEVKNIYKSFGGVKAIQDFSIRADAGEIHGIIGPNGAGKTTIFNVISNVYTADQGTVMLDGKDVTRKEQYLVTREGMGRTFQNIRLFKGLTVLQNVMCAFDPQSKYSIIGGLFPTPKRKSEEKRGIELCEHYLEMVGMADYKNERPENLAYGMQRRIEIARALTCNPKVLLLDEPAAGLNPTEVQELTELISRLSKDIGFAILLIEHRLELVMTISHIIHVQNFGKTIAVGTPAEIQRNPEVIEAYLGKEEG is encoded by the coding sequence ATGAGCTTGCTGGAGGTTAAGAATATTTATAAAAGCTTTGGCGGTGTAAAGGCTATTCAGGATTTTTCTATCCGTGCAGATGCAGGAGAGATCCATGGAATTATAGGACCAAACGGAGCCGGAAAAACAACTATTTTCAATGTTATATCCAATGTATACACGGCGGATCAGGGAACTGTGATGCTGGATGGGAAGGATGTAACCAGAAAAGAACAATATCTCGTTACGAGAGAAGGAATGGGACGCACCTTTCAGAATATCCGCTTATTTAAGGGACTTACCGTATTGCAGAATGTTATGTGCGCATTTGATCCCCAGTCGAAGTATTCCATAATCGGAGGCCTTTTTCCAACACCGAAACGCAAAAGCGAGGAAAAGAGAGGAATTGAACTTTGCGAACATTACCTGGAAATGGTGGGGATGGCTGACTATAAGAATGAACGGCCGGAAAACCTGGCCTATGGCATGCAGCGCCGTATTGAGATCGCAAGGGCGCTGACGTGTAATCCAAAGGTACTGCTCTTAGATGAGCCGGCTGCCGGACTGAATCCTACAGAGGTCCAGGAATTGACGGAGTTGATTTCAAGACTTTCCAAAGATATTGGATTCGCAATTCTTTTGATAGAACACAGGCTGGAGCTGGTTATGACCATTTCACACATCATTCATGTCCAGAACTTCGGAAAGACGATTGCAGTGGGTACCCCTGCAGAAATACAGAGAAATCCTGAAGTAATTGAGGCGTATCTTGGAAAGGAGGAGGGATAA
- the eda gene encoding bifunctional 4-hydroxy-2-oxoglutarate aldolase/2-dehydro-3-deoxy-phosphogluconate aldolase — protein sequence MNEILNRIHKIGIMPVAVLDDVKNAVPLAEALCGGGIHCVEIPLSTNAAEESIRIMTERFPQMLIGAGDILTAAQASLAVNAGAKFIVSPEFSSSVVKYCIDRAIPVIPGVSTPDDVETAISFGLDAVKVSSAGQDRGLHMNQTTYSSYNHINFIPADGINEKNSNSYPAFDNILACNFMVEQELIQAGEFEKIHELTAKAIQTMLGFEFTHIGINLSTDEEAEKTAGIFEAMFGFQKRSGAGSIFAGTAIECMKPPYFGTKGHIAIATNSIVRAKNYFETAGYKFNEASAKFNHDKMIVIYFEEEVGGFAVHILQR from the coding sequence ATGAATGAAATTCTGAATAGGATTCATAAAATCGGCATTATGCCGGTTGCAGTACTTGATGATGTAAAAAACGCGGTTCCTCTTGCAGAGGCTCTCTGCGGCGGGGGGATTCACTGTGTAGAAATTCCCCTCTCCACCAACGCAGCCGAAGAATCCATTCGCATAATGACAGAACGGTTTCCCCAAATGCTGATCGGAGCCGGCGACATTCTGACAGCCGCACAGGCCAGCCTCGCAGTTAATGCAGGAGCAAAATTTATCGTTAGTCCGGAGTTCTCATCATCTGTTGTAAAATATTGTATCGACAGGGCCATACCAGTAATACCGGGTGTTTCCACTCCGGACGATGTTGAAACGGCAATTTCATTTGGGCTTGACGCTGTAAAAGTTTCCTCTGCCGGACAGGATAGGGGCCTCCATATGAACCAGACCACGTATTCATCCTATAATCACATAAACTTCATTCCGGCTGACGGCATTAATGAGAAAAACAGCAATTCCTATCCGGCTTTCGATAATATTCTGGCCTGCAACTTTATGGTGGAACAGGAATTGATTCAAGCAGGGGAATTTGAAAAAATACACGAGCTGACAGCGAAGGCCATCCAGACTATGCTGGGTTTCGAATTCACCCATATTGGAATAAACCTCAGTACCGATGAGGAAGCAGAAAAAACAGCGGGAATATTTGAGGCAATGTTCGGATTTCAAAAAAGATCAGGAGCCGGTTCCATATTTGCCGGAACTGCCATTGAATGTATGAAACCTCCTTACTTCGGTACGAAAGGTCATATCGCTATCGCCACCAACTCCATTGTCCGTGCAAAAAATTATTTTGAAACAGCAGGTTATAAGTTCAATGAAGCTTCTGCAAAATTCAATCATGATAAAATGATTGTAATCTATTTTGAAGAGGAAGTCGGAGGCTTTGCTGTTCACATTCTTCAGCGGTGA
- a CDS encoding ABC transporter substrate-binding protein: MKKAIAIICAGLMTFNLAACGSSQTPSTTAANAASSGTETKAGGTATDGEILIGCLQDITGATSSLGQMVQAGAQWAVDEINENGGVKGKKLVMNTYDTKADVTEAINAYTKAVTSDKVSLIVGPPVANIALAIKETSEQYEVPVMGLAMDPSAQLKADGTPYKNMFCFQPNAIQQGAIMAKYAMKNGFKTFGVIYNESNAYSLSLKDPFISTITENGGTVDGKQQVAYNANDTDFKTLLSPIVNANVDAIYAPNYTKDLVNIVTAARALGYEGAIICGLDACPPFNTMLGGSSDGVYCINNVDDTEPELQKMIAAVKEKTGVEATNKFFLGYDIVKIAVKCLEETGTDDPAALRTAIENVKDFKGLTGNISIDPNTHMTTGLDMVMFTYEGTTPKMLERFSSDN; this comes from the coding sequence ATGAAAAAAGCAATAGCAATTATTTGTGCGGGTCTGATGACATTCAATCTGGCGGCATGCGGAAGTTCCCAGACGCCTTCAACCACCGCTGCAAATGCAGCATCATCAGGAACAGAAACCAAAGCGGGGGGAACGGCAACGGATGGAGAAATCTTAATCGGATGTCTCCAGGACATTACGGGCGCTACTTCCAGCCTTGGCCAGATGGTGCAGGCAGGAGCGCAGTGGGCCGTGGATGAAATCAATGAGAATGGCGGAGTAAAAGGGAAAAAGCTTGTTATGAACACCTATGATACCAAGGCGGATGTAACAGAAGCTATTAACGCATATACAAAAGCGGTTACTTCTGACAAGGTTTCCCTTATCGTAGGACCGCCAGTTGCAAATATCGCTCTGGCTATTAAGGAAACCTCGGAGCAGTATGAAGTTCCGGTTATGGGCCTTGCCATGGATCCCAGCGCACAGCTTAAGGCGGATGGCACTCCATATAAGAACATGTTCTGTTTTCAGCCCAATGCGATCCAGCAGGGAGCCATTATGGCAAAGTACGCTATGAAGAACGGCTTTAAGACCTTCGGCGTTATTTATAATGAAAGTAATGCCTACTCGCTTTCTTTGAAAGATCCTTTCATTTCCACAATTACTGAAAACGGCGGTACGGTTGATGGGAAACAGCAGGTTGCTTATAATGCAAACGATACAGACTTTAAAACCTTACTGTCCCCTATCGTGAATGCAAATGTTGATGCCATCTATGCACCAAACTACACCAAGGATCTTGTAAACATTGTTACGGCAGCACGTGCGCTGGGATATGAAGGCGCAATCATCTGCGGCCTGGATGCATGTCCGCCTTTCAACACTATGCTTGGCGGTAGCAGTGATGGCGTATACTGCATTAACAATGTGGATGACACGGAGCCGGAGCTTCAGAAAATGATTGCAGCGGTTAAAGAAAAAACAGGGGTAGAAGCTACCAACAAATTTTTCCTTGGATATGACATCGTTAAAATTGCAGTTAAGTGTCTGGAAGAAACAGGAACAGATGACCCTGCTGCTCTTCGTACTGCGATTGAAAATGTAAAGGATTTTAAAGGCCTTACCGGAAATATCTCCATTGATCCAAATACTCATATGACTACCGGTCTTGATATGGTTATGTTTACCTATGAAGGAACAACACCAAAAATGTTGGAAAGATTCAGCTCAGATAACTAA
- a CDS encoding 2-oxoacid:ferredoxin oxidoreductase subunit beta produces the protein MDKFTTYETAWCPGCGNFSILNSLKTALEELGIEPNKVLMVAGIGQAAKTPQYLSANSFCGLHGRALPAAVAAKIANEELTVIVNSGDGDSYGEGGNHFIHNIRRNVNIAHFVHDNQIYGLTKGQASPTSGEGLITGVQTDGNRNTPLNPVLLAIASGAGFVARGFSGDSKQLVRIMKEAILYPGYAFVDILQPCISFNKINTFAYYKNMAAPLGDDYDPTDRLEAIKMSMEVSEKIPTGILYREEKMEFHRKNRLLKDGLPLIEQKTEESVLKDLIHSFI, from the coding sequence ATGGATAAATTCACAACTTATGAAACAGCCTGGTGTCCGGGGTGCGGAAATTTCTCCATATTAAACAGCCTGAAAACGGCGTTGGAGGAGCTGGGCATAGAGCCAAATAAAGTGTTGATGGTGGCAGGAATCGGTCAGGCAGCGAAAACGCCTCAGTATTTAAGCGCCAACAGCTTCTGCGGGCTTCACGGAAGGGCACTTCCGGCTGCAGTTGCCGCCAAGATAGCTAATGAAGAGCTCACTGTCATAGTAAATTCCGGAGACGGGGACTCTTACGGCGAAGGAGGCAACCACTTTATTCACAACATAAGAAGGAATGTCAATATCGCACATTTTGTTCATGACAATCAGATATACGGCCTTACCAAGGGGCAGGCATCACCCACCAGCGGTGAAGGACTCATTACGGGAGTTCAGACCGATGGCAACAGAAATACGCCCTTAAATCCAGTGCTCCTGGCCATTGCTTCGGGAGCGGGATTTGTTGCGAGAGGCTTCAGCGGTGATTCAAAGCAGCTGGTGAGGATCATGAAGGAGGCTATCCTTTATCCAGGGTATGCGTTTGTGGATATCCTGCAGCCTTGCATCAGCTTCAACAAAATCAATACCTTTGCCTATTATAAAAACATGGCGGCGCCTCTTGGAGACGATTATGACCCGACGGATCGGCTGGAAGCCATTAAAATGTCGATGGAAGTCAGTGAAAAAATTCCCACCGGCATCCTCTATCGGGAAGAAAAAATGGAGTTCCATAGAAAAAACAGGCTTTTAAAAGACGGACTGCCACTGATAGAACAAAAAACAGAGGAAAGCGTGCTCAAGGACCTGATTCACAGCTTTATATAA
- a CDS encoding branched-chain amino acid ABC transporter permease produces the protein MSLQIIINGLATGSVYALIATGFSLIFNVLKFSNFSHGATMTLCAFVGYFLVASKGLGLIPTILVAIVTGGCIALIGEFVAFRRIIQRNSSSVYFFVSSITLGTLYEGLVTLKVGANFYSYPQFFKKAAIKFGSVVVSTSDLLMFCTSAVALLVLAYIIQKTRIGRALRSVSFDRDTANLMGIDATRIIQFAFVVSGALAGLAGVFLGINYTLYPTLGGLVVKGFIASVIGGLGSLPGAIIGAVLLGLLETLLISTVGSGYTPVFIFLIMLVFLLLRPSGIAGSNIQEKA, from the coding sequence ATGTCACTGCAGATTATAATCAACGGCCTTGCGACGGGATCTGTCTACGCGCTGATTGCGACAGGCTTTTCATTGATATTTAATGTTTTAAAGTTTTCAAATTTTTCTCATGGTGCTACCATGACGCTGTGTGCGTTTGTTGGATACTTTTTGGTAGCTTCCAAAGGACTGGGGTTGATTCCGACAATTCTGGTTGCGATAGTAACGGGCGGCTGCATTGCACTGATTGGAGAATTTGTGGCATTTCGCCGTATAATACAGCGTAACAGCTCTTCCGTATACTTTTTCGTTTCCTCTATTACATTAGGAACGCTGTATGAAGGACTTGTTACCTTGAAAGTTGGGGCAAATTTTTACAGCTATCCTCAGTTCTTTAAAAAGGCGGCAATTAAGTTTGGGTCGGTTGTTGTTTCTACATCAGATCTCCTGATGTTCTGCACCAGCGCTGTTGCACTCCTTGTACTGGCCTATATTATTCAGAAAACCAGAATCGGCAGGGCACTCCGAAGCGTCAGTTTTGACAGGGATACTGCGAACCTGATGGGTATTGATGCTACACGGATTATTCAGTTTGCGTTTGTGGTTTCAGGTGCTCTTGCCGGACTTGCAGGTGTATTTCTGGGCATTAACTACACATTGTATCCGACTCTGGGCGGCCTGGTAGTAAAAGGATTTATTGCTTCGGTAATCGGAGGTCTGGGAAGTCTGCCGGGCGCGATCATCGGAGCCGTGCTTCTCGGGCTGCTTGAGACACTGTTAATCAGTACTGTGGGTTCGGGATACACCCCGGTATTTATTTTCCTTATTATGCTTGTATTTTTGTTACTCCGCCCAAGCGGAATTGCCGGCAGCAATATTCAGGAAAAGGCATAG
- a CDS encoding PQQ-dependent sugar dehydrogenase, giving the protein MFYNSNGRKISSCNEDNGFTERYLNPSDIYIVTGYQIEVFIKSLNSPIGMVFNENGEILVADSGLASGNPRILQMINGQFETIADDFITPISGINYLNGVIYVSHRGFITKIYKDGTRQNIIMGLPSNGDNYNSPVTFSPDNKMYFGQGTVTNSGVVGNDNEWVTVSPLLCDYTGDYTMLYGQNFATNNILTEGLPDDIALTGAFSPYGIPNIEYEIRKRYIKASGSILRANLDGSNLEQVAWGFRNPSYLRFDYSGQLYAVNNGYQAVGSRPIENATDDFYYITPNLWYGWPDYSGGEPVNSPRFTPSGGVQPSLLFKNQPNIPPRPYVTFPPNSSIRGFEFNYNPKFGPYGDVYIAEYGSTIHTQVGDTISYANAGHRISKIDMKSRTISTFAINRTGFPSSLSNGGGLERPVHLLFGPDGAMYIVDTGLNIQGNPDVFIPNTGVIWRVTRTD; this is encoded by the coding sequence ATGTTCTATAATAGTAATGGGAGAAAAATCAGCTCCTGCAATGAAGACAATGGTTTTACGGAAAGGTATTTGAATCCATCTGATATTTATATTGTCACAGGTTATCAGATAGAAGTATTTATAAAAAGTCTGAATTCTCCGATTGGGATGGTTTTTAATGAAAACGGGGAGATCCTGGTGGCTGATTCCGGTTTGGCTTCCGGAAATCCCCGGATATTGCAGATGATCAATGGTCAGTTTGAAACGATCGCAGATGATTTTATTACCCCCATATCAGGGATTAATTATTTAAACGGTGTGATCTACGTATCGCACAGAGGATTTATCACAAAGATATACAAAGATGGTACAAGGCAGAATATCATTATGGGGCTGCCCAGCAACGGCGATAACTATAACAGCCCGGTTACCTTTTCTCCGGATAATAAGATGTATTTCGGACAAGGAACGGTGACTAACAGCGGTGTTGTTGGGAATGACAATGAGTGGGTGACAGTTTCTCCTCTTCTGTGTGATTACACAGGAGATTACACCATGCTTTATGGACAAAACTTCGCAACAAATAACATACTGACAGAAGGCTTGCCCGATGATATCGCTTTAACGGGGGCTTTTTCTCCCTATGGCATTCCCAATATAGAGTACGAGATCAGAAAGCGGTATATCAAGGCGTCGGGAAGTATTCTAAGGGCAAATCTTGACGGCTCCAACTTAGAACAGGTCGCATGGGGATTCAGAAATCCTTCTTACCTAAGATTTGACTACAGCGGTCAGTTGTATGCGGTCAATAACGGTTATCAGGCAGTGGGAAGTAGGCCCATCGAGAATGCTACAGATGATTTTTATTATATTACACCTAATTTGTGGTATGGATGGCCGGATTATTCCGGAGGCGAACCCGTAAACTCGCCGCGTTTTACGCCTAGTGGAGGTGTACAGCCTTCTCTTCTCTTTAAAAATCAGCCCAATATTCCCCCAAGGCCCTACGTGACTTTTCCGCCCAATTCCTCCATAAGAGGGTTTGAATTTAACTATAATCCCAAATTCGGTCCCTACGGGGATGTGTACATCGCTGAATATGGCAGCACCATACACACCCAGGTCGGCGATACCATATCTTATGCGAATGCAGGACACAGAATATCCAAAATCGATATGAAATCCAGGACCATCAGCACGTTTGCTATCAATCGAACTGGGTTTCCGTCCTCTTTGTCAAACGGAGGAGGTCTTGAGAGACCGGTCCATCTGTTATTCGGTCCTGACGGGGCAATGTATATCGTAGATACCGGACTGAATATTCAGGGGAACCCGGATGTGTTTATTCCGAATACGGGGGTCATCTGGAGAGTAACCCGGACGGATTAG
- a CDS encoding 2-oxoacid:acceptor oxidoreductase subunit alpha, translated as MYNILIGGAAGQGIDTTVAILEKLLKHSGYYIYTTRDFMSRVRGGHNFSLLRFGTEEITSHSDVLDGIVALNEETIDLHKHKLTAKGFILCDSSFAYPDEDSRIIKLPMNKIAKELGNMKASGSVAVGAVLKLFGEPFTYAGEVMAGVMKKEFLEVNVKAVEAGYTAVEAKFKHLDGGYKDYMLISGSKALGLGAVAGGLKFYSAYPMSPSTAVLEYLASVGYEAGIVVEQAEDEIAAVNMALGASFAGARAMTGTSGGGFCLKVEALGFSGIAEIPLVAVDVQRPGPATGLPTRTEQSDLKFVISASQGEFPRLVIALRNHEDAFYQTFRALNLAEKYQIPVILLSDQYLGDTTACVKPFDTSGLELVSHASEAEGEYLRYRITEDGISPRLIPGLTSHLVAADSDEHDERGWITELAEVRNQMVDKRMRKLKGLIQELSEPEFMGEEQCETLLLGWGSTYGPIREAVSLLNKNGDGRYGALVFGDIYPLPQEKLNIYAKGRILINVEQNATGQLASLIREQTGIECHKSILKYDGRQISGEEIAKQVLKGGSK; from the coding sequence ATGTATAATATTCTGATTGGTGGTGCTGCCGGGCAGGGCATTGACACCACGGTCGCAATTCTGGAAAAGCTGCTGAAGCATTCCGGATATTATATCTATACCACCAGAGATTTCATGTCCCGCGTGCGCGGCGGGCACAATTTTTCCCTGCTTCGCTTCGGGACGGAGGAAATAACCTCACACAGCGATGTTTTGGATGGGATTGTAGCCTTAAATGAGGAAACCATTGATTTGCATAAGCATAAACTGACGGCCAAAGGATTTATATTATGTGACAGCAGCTTTGCTTATCCGGATGAGGATTCCAGAATCATTAAGCTTCCCATGAATAAAATAGCGAAAGAACTGGGGAATATGAAGGCTTCCGGCAGCGTGGCGGTGGGCGCGGTATTGAAGCTCTTTGGCGAGCCATTTACATATGCAGGTGAAGTCATGGCCGGTGTCATGAAGAAAGAGTTCCTTGAGGTCAATGTAAAGGCGGTTGAAGCAGGCTACACAGCCGTTGAAGCGAAATTTAAGCATCTGGATGGCGGATATAAGGATTACATGCTCATTTCGGGCAGCAAGGCCCTGGGACTTGGTGCGGTGGCTGGTGGGCTTAAGTTTTATTCCGCTTACCCCATGTCTCCTTCCACGGCTGTTTTGGAATATCTGGCTTCTGTTGGATATGAGGCTGGGATCGTGGTGGAGCAGGCGGAAGATGAGATCGCCGCGGTCAATATGGCATTGGGCGCTTCCTTTGCGGGAGCAAGGGCCATGACCGGGACCAGCGGAGGCGGCTTCTGCTTAAAGGTAGAAGCGCTGGGATTCTCCGGCATTGCGGAGATTCCGCTGGTGGCCGTGGATGTGCAGAGGCCCGGCCCGGCGACCGGTCTCCCCACAAGAACAGAGCAAAGCGATTTAAAGTTCGTTATTTCTGCATCACAGGGGGAATTCCCCAGGCTGGTCATAGCTTTGAGAAATCATGAGGATGCTTTTTATCAGACTTTCCGGGCGCTGAACCTGGCTGAAAAATACCAGATACCAGTCATACTGCTCAGTGATCAATATCTGGGAGATACAACGGCTTGTGTAAAGCCCTTTGACACATCCGGGCTGGAACTGGTCAGCCATGCCAGTGAAGCGGAAGGGGAGTATCTGCGTTACAGGATAACGGAGGACGGTATCTCTCCCAGGCTTATCCCGGGACTGACCAGCCATCTTGTGGCCGCTGACAGTGATGAGCATGATGAAAGAGGCTGGATAACGGAATTGGCAGAAGTCAGGAATCAAATGGTGGATAAGAGGATGAGAAAATTAAAGGGCCTTATCCAGGAGCTGTCGGAGCCGGAGTTTATGGGAGAAGAGCAGTGCGAAACCCTTCTCCTAGGCTGGGGGTCTACCTATGGTCCCATCAGGGAGGCCGTATCCCTGCTGAATAAAAATGGGGATGGAAGATATGGAGCTTTGGTATTTGGAGATATTTATCCCCTTCCTCAGGAAAAACTGAACATCTATGCAAAGGGCAGGATCTTAATCAACGTGGAACAGAATGCCACGGGCCAGCTGGCCTCTCTCATAAGGGAGCAGACAGGTATAGAATGCCATAAAAGCATCTTGAAATATGACGGCAGACAGATATCCGGAGAAGAAATTGCAAAGCAGGTGTTGAAAGGAGGTTCCAAGTAG
- a CDS encoding branched-chain amino acid ABC transporter permease codes for MILYMNIFTQICITLVAVAGVYVLTGLTGMFSLGQAAFMAVGAYVSGIFVVKLGVPFPLACIAAVIIAVGIGFVVGIPTVRLRRDYISLVTLGFGEAITALLNRTTKLTGGASGFIGIPKKTTTLMAFTFAVIAILLVNWFKNSKYGRQCIAIRGDELAAKAMGINVPKIKITSFLLSVALTSFSGCLYAFYITYVDPSIFGWKKSADWVIMVFFGGVNSLTGSILGATILSGLPEVLRGLANYRSIIYAILVLLIINFKPSGLLGEYELADLLRRKGRVKLQKEED; via the coding sequence ATGATATTATACATGAATATTTTCACGCAGATATGTATTACGCTTGTAGCAGTTGCGGGCGTGTATGTTCTGACAGGACTTACGGGAATGTTCAGCCTTGGGCAGGCGGCATTCATGGCAGTTGGAGCTTATGTATCCGGTATTTTTGTCGTAAAACTGGGTGTCCCGTTTCCCCTTGCCTGTATCGCGGCTGTTATAATCGCGGTTGGTATTGGCTTTGTGGTGGGTATTCCAACCGTGAGGTTAAGGCGGGATTACATATCCCTGGTTACACTTGGATTTGGAGAGGCGATTACCGCTCTGTTAAACAGAACGACAAAGCTTACAGGCGGCGCTTCCGGTTTCATCGGTATTCCGAAAAAAACCACAACGCTGATGGCATTCACGTTTGCAGTCATTGCAATCCTGCTGGTAAACTGGTTTAAAAACAGCAAATACGGACGCCAGTGCATTGCGATCCGGGGAGATGAGCTTGCGGCCAAGGCCATGGGAATCAATGTCCCAAAAATCAAAATCACATCGTTCCTATTGAGCGTTGCCCTTACCTCCTTCAGTGGCTGCCTGTATGCTTTCTATATTACATACGTGGATCCCAGCATTTTCGGCTGGAAGAAGAGCGCCGACTGGGTAATCATGGTTTTCTTCGGAGGCGTGAACAGCCTGACAGGATCAATCCTGGGGGCCACGATCTTAAGCGGTCTCCCGGAAGTGTTAAGAGGGCTTGCAAATTACAGAAGCATTATTTATGCAATCCTGGTATTGTTAATTATCAACTTTAAACCTTCGGGACTTTTAGGTGAGTATGAGCTTGCAGATTTGTTAAGAAGAAAAGGCCGGGTAAAGCTGCAGAAGGAGGAAGACTGA